One part of the Oceanihabitans sp. IOP_32 genome encodes these proteins:
- a CDS encoding DUF4199 domain-containing protein, with the protein MKTISIPIRFGLVTSAVLVAYFLILALFDKHTNIGFSFFNVVITLFGIYEAIRLKKLEDYKSFSYGEGFKTGIITGFVATLLFTVFFLFYTTEIAPDFLTRLLEKIGGVFKIDIGLITFIVAVMGLTTTVVSTFTVMQLLKKDRNDIQNQ; encoded by the coding sequence ATGAAAACAATATCAATCCCTATTCGTTTCGGTCTCGTTACAAGCGCTGTTCTTGTGGCTTACTTCTTAATTCTTGCTTTGTTTGATAAACACACCAATATTGGTTTCAGTTTTTTTAATGTTGTGATCACTTTGTTTGGTATTTATGAAGCTATACGATTAAAAAAGTTGGAAGATTATAAATCGTTTAGTTATGGCGAAGGATTTAAAACGGGTATCATCACCGGATTTGTAGCAACGCTTTTATTTACAGTTTTTTTCTTGTTTTACACCACAGAGATTGCTCCAGATTTTCTAACAAGATTGTTAGAGAAAATTGGTGGTGTGTTTAAAATAGATATTGGTCTAATTACATTTATTGTTGCGGTAATGGGGCTAACTACAACAGTGGTTTCTACCTTTACCGTCATGCAATTATTAAAAAAAGACAGAAATGATATTCAAAACCAATAA